From Brachyhypopomus gauderio isolate BG-103 unplaced genomic scaffold, BGAUD_0.2 sc40, whole genome shotgun sequence, one genomic window encodes:
- the stx19 gene encoding LOW QUALITY PROTEIN: syntaxin-19 (The sequence of the model RefSeq protein was modified relative to this genomic sequence to represent the inferred CDS: inserted 5 bases in 3 codons; deleted 1 base in 1 codon; substituted 3 bases at 3 genomic stop codons), producing the protein MAAVKKAQQRRYFLRVLRKNKLQGNLLVSYYRCAIESILTYCISTWYNSCSAVERRALQRVINTAQKITSCPLPSLEELFSSHCLSRAANILKDTYHPGHHLFQQLPSGKCFRSITSRTNRLKNSFYPSADEPYTHHEEEDVMPSLDLQAVVFEVXPVLKHFLEEXKISQQHRNLVATMLRLSVMWKKSSIMXSIKLLVERXQHAALFKHVMRQYNNLLLSKQDKCXQFIVRQLEVAGWEVSEEEVENMMEXVFMPVEEQNIQIYNIQANVEKKQDYVMATNEKFKVASRYKRKNPLRRLCCCCFPWGKKAARAGRKGIS; encoded by the exons ATGGCTGCAGTCAAGAAGGCACAGCAGAGACGTTATTTTCTGAGGGTCCTCAGAAAAAACAAACTTCAGGGGAACTTGCTGGTGTCCTACTATCGCTGTGCCATTGAGAGTATATTAACATACTGCATCTCAACATGGTACAACAGCTGCTCAGCAGTGGAAAGGAGAGCACTACAGAGAGTGATCAACACAGCCCAAAAGATCACCAGTTGCCCACTGCCCAGTCTGGAGGAACTGTTCAGCTCTCATTGCCTCAGTAGGGCAGCTAACATCCTGAAAGACACTTACCACCCTGGACACCATCTATTCCAGCAGCTGCCCTCAGGAAAATGCTTCAGGTCCATCACTTCAAGGACAAACAGACTAAAAAACAGCTTTTATCCCAGCGCT GATGAACCTTACACTCATCATGAGGAAGAAGATGTCATGCCCTCTCTCGACCTGCAGGCCGTGGTCTTTGAAGTGTAGCCTGTGCTGAAACATTTCCTGGAGGA AAAGATCAGCCAGCAGCACAGGAACCTGGTGGCAACCATGCTGCGCCTCAGTGTAATGTGGAAGAAAAGCAGCATCATGTGAAGTATCAAGCTTCTGGTGGAGAG CCAGCATGCAGCACTGTTCAAGCACGTCATGCGGCAGTACAACAATTTGCTCCTGAGCAAGCAGGATAAGTGTTAACAGTTCATAGTAAGACAACTGGAGGTGGCAGGGTGGGAGGTGtctgaggaggaggtggaaaacaTGATGG CTGTGTTCATGCCTGTAGAGGAACAAAACATTCAAATTTATAACATCCAGGCCAATGTGGAG AAAAAACAGGACTATGTAATGGCTACTAATGAGAAATTTAAAGTAGCTTCCAGATATAAGAGAAAGAACCCTTTAAGAAGGCTCTGCTGTTGCTGCTTCCCTTGGGGGAAAAAAGCAGCTAGGGCAGGCAGGAAAGGCATATCCTAG